TGAATATGCAAGTGTTTTAAAAAGAGCTATTATCATCTTATACAGCTGATATAGGTTACTGTGATAATGGCATATGTTATGCCCATGGAGCACATAGGTGTTCTTAAATTGTTTACTCtccatcagtggttctcaactggttggtCATGACCCAAAAATGGGCCACAAGTCTGTTCAGACAGCAGGGGAAATACAATGCTAAATGTAAAGAACAAATTGCAACTAACCATACAATCATATGCACTGTtagcattgaaaaataaaaaaggagaatCTACTTTTAAAAGGGAGGGGAAAACACTTCccatgggccctattttaagaatgATAGCTCTAAGCTCtgtgctatgccataagtcacACATTCAAAGTCAATGGGTATGGCCAGGAAGTTTTGGTAGTTTCGTGCAATCATTCACTAAATCCAGGCGCAAGTGGGCTTGGTGAAATTACGTGAGCAAGGCGCTGATGGTCTGAGTCAAGTGCCATTTAATTAAGAGGTTCTTGTCCAGCACCATCTGCATCCTGTTGTAAAGtacattccctgtcaagcacaagcgatataaacaaagacagcacagttAAAAGAAGTTGGTAGTTTAAATTGACTATTTGCAATGAAttggaagaatagaaatatggattcacgttcttttgtgcattatctccatccttgttgaatgtcaggcttCTATGACAGTAACACACTtcttttatacacatggaaaatgtggttcttgtcAGGATTGGTGTATTTATGCTCCCTTAAATTATacagaatttattaataattttgatctacttacacacaaatcatggcgAGAATTCAAAATTCAAAGTACTCTTCACATTAAATGACAATATAATCAAAACAACGAAGTTGCCAAACAAAttaatttcaacaaaacattctgcccaacttcttccaccaaccccttttgcagtgacttaaaaatcactgtaAGACAACAGGTAGAAACATACCAATACTAAgcagatcataaatacaattgtaaatataaacataataattgaaaataaaccatgaccaaaagatagtttaacacagatatcataaatatttgtttaataaagcAAACAATGACAAGATGTCAAATGACATCGTCATGGAGATTATTTGATGTTTCACTATATTTTCAGTTTGGACATGGACTATTTTTACCATCTGCTGGTGGATCTCtgaactgcaaatgcaggaactgagtgcTGCAAACAGACCTGTTTTTGAAACATCTTAGCTCAATAACCTAATTCTCAGGAAATTATCAAATTGCCCTTTGTGCCagttcattaacatacaatacaccacCAGTTTGTGTGCATACttccacagatagcgcaaacagtCCCACCCATGCTCACTTGCCCTTtgcactggcatgaaaattgcacctAGCATTAGCGCTCTCATGAATATTGGATAAGATGTTGGGCACGGTCGTAGCACATAGCTATGAAAATAGAGCCCCATATGAAAATAGAATCAATCAATGAAAATCATCTTGGCAATCTTTGTCCCTGTTTATTTGATGTTAGGGTGGTACGTcaatcttctgctgttgtttaagCATTTACAAAATTGTAAATTTCCTATTTGGCCATGTCATGTTAATAATGTTGCATATTGTTGGGTAGAACTAATTATCATGGCCCTGAAAGCAACagccagatctctctctctcccataagACAATATCTGTATAGATGTTATTGTTAGCTCCTGTTCTATTCTAAATAAAAGAGGATGTGTGTCTTTTACTCTGATTGTCTGTAATTGTCTCTGTTCATCTTTTCCCCTTTTCAGGATGAAGTCAATCAAATCATGGAGACCAATCTATGGCTGAGACATGTAAGTGATGTCTGTGTGCCGTATGGATGccttatgcatgcatgcatgcatgggtgtttgtgtgtcagcTCCAGCATCTCATCATCTTTATGTCTTGCTGAGCCAATATTGATCAGAACATTACAAGAAAATGTGtatagcatatacatatagcaGGGTGGGATTTAAAGTTGAAGGAAGGGAAGGGAGAATATAGATATATACATGAAACAGAACAGTGGACTCTACTTGTGGATTGAAAAATCTATTTTATGTAAAGAATGGAAAACTGCAACTTTGCATACAGTAGGTGGTTAGCTGAAAAGATGGAAATATACAGGTATGTGCAAAAAAGAGTCTAGCCAGGTCAGATAATAATTAACTTTGTTGAAAAGTGTGTTGCTTTAGCAGGATTGTATCTTGGGGTGTTTGTGGATTTTGGTAAATGGGTTTTGCAGAATCAAAGGATGCGTTTGTGATACCCCCTGCAGTATTGTacaataaatgtatgcatttgtagACAACGTTGCAGttacggctttccttcctaagaaggaacgccactccagccactccccgcatcgctccttcttcccatgggattgaagACGTCCATGCTGGCAATGgatgcgatttggggatgacagcAGGCTTGGTTTCGCCGGGTCTGATcctgatgcccagatgtccgacatgcttgcccggcccGCTGtcagcatggggctggactggaacccttcgtactccccacagccttcgcggctggacAATTGATTCCTCGTGTCCGCATGCTGCTCACAACCGTGCCCCCTccaggttcctttcttcccagaagtgcatgatgagctgacgagttcgtggaggacacccttctATACAGGTCACCgtgcctctcgctcatccgctctcactaccctcgatggctgagcagcccacgggtacacggcgatcccccaggtggacagaacggttgcgatccacctgtgccccgagaacgtcgccacctggcggggtcgccctgcgttcccctccaaggcctgtaggatgatgtcttcaatgcctccaaagcctacagcaccaccggacaggccgcttccgctcTGCATgccacggctcagcgcatggcgtgatttaaattggacccctagtgttgcttcttcgacacaacgtcgaagtgagcgacagacggggaacgtctaggttacggatgtaacctccgttccccgatggagggaacgagacattgtgtcctctcggccacatcgctgaactgagccactgttgcggctgaacctcattgtcggctcctcagaaaaatcctgaatgaaacagatgcatttccctccctttatacccgtatgtctgggggcgggacatgcacattttgtctgccaatttctcattggccttttctcatagatcagagatgcaaaaggctctcaagagagacacctagtgtcgcttcttcgacacaacgtctcattccctccatcagggaacggaggttacatccgtaacctagacgtttttgcaCGTTTGCATACTGTTCTCAATACTGTAAAACTTCAGTTCAAAACCTtacacaaaattaaatttgaaagcATTTGCTATGTTTCTATAATAATAGTATACTAAAACATATTCACAATTaagataaataaacaatataaataaacaataaaaacagctgATTCCTGTTTTAGCTGAAGACCTACCCTGGTGTTTTGATGTATTGTAAATTGAGATTACAGAACAATGGATTTTTCTGACTGTGACTTTGTCATTGCCTTTTTACTGTAATTTAGATGGAAGTACTGCTTACTGTAACTTTTTTCCATTTTGAgcttttttgtattttgaaatTATTGTGCCCATGCTAACATATGAGAAAATACAATTAAGCACACTGAAGAAAACTGCAGCATTTGAGATTCATTCCATACTGTTTGTGTAGAATGGAGTACATTCTACACAGTGAAGTGCATCTCTTGTTTTGTAAATATTGGtttacatatgtataaaatcaagcataCCTTAGCCAAAAATGTAAGTTGTGTTTTTGAGTGACAAAGCATTTCTATTGGGAGAAACAGTTTGCCAGGGTTTTggtgaaattaaattattttgagaGATGTATGAAGTGTTGTGACGGttgaaaatgtgatctcattattgagaaatgtgtgaaaaGATTGTAAAAACTGTCTGGTATATGATGTCATTTGTGTGATTTCTTTGATAGATATGGAATGACTACAAGCTGAAGTGGTCACCAGCAGAGTTTGATGGAATAGAGTTCATCAGAGTCCCATCAAATAAAATCTGGAGGCCAGACATTGTACTTTACAACAAGTGAGTCAAGTCTTCTAACTTCATTTAATTTAAacctaattttattttggagccaaaggaacaataataataagtattagtTTGAAAAATGTAGTAAATGCATCAAAGGTCATAATattcttatgtgctttttgacacAGTGCTGTTGGGGACTTCTTGGTGGAGGACAAAACCAAAGCTCTTTTGAAATATGATGGAACCATCACTTGGGTCCCTCCTGCAATCTTCAAATCCTCCTGCCCTATGGACATCACTTACTTCCCCTTTGACTATCAGAACTGCTCTATGAAGTTTGGTTCCTGGACCTATGACAAGGCCAAGATTGACCTAGTTCTCATTGGCTCAAAGGTCAACCTGAAAGACTTCTGGGAGAGTGGAGAATGGGAGATCATTGATGCACCCGGTTATAAACATGACATCAAGTACAACTGCTGTGAGGAGATCTACCCAGACATAACCTACAGTTTCTACATACGCCGACTGCCCCTCTTCTACACAATCAACTTAATCATCCCCTGTCTCCTTATCTCCTTCCTGACCATACTCGTCTTCTATCTTCCTTCAGACTGTGGCGAGAAAGTGACACTGTGCATTTCTGtacttctctctctcactgtgttCCTCCTTGTCATTACAGAAACCATTCCATCCACCTCACTTGTGATCCCTCTGATTGGCGAGTACCTTCTCTTCACCATGATTTTCGTCACCCTTTCCATTGTCATTACAGTCTTTGTACTGAATGTGCACTATCGCACCCCTATGACCCACACCATGCCCTGCTGGGTTCGTACTGTCTTCCTTCAAGCTTTACCCCGTATCATGCTTATGCGTCGGCCTCTCGACCTGTCGGAGTCCTCTGGAAAAGCAGGACTAGAGAGTGGGGGCTCATCTGGGAGTGGAAAAGGAAGAGGAGGGGAGGGAAAGAAGAGGAAAAATAGTGGATCCCAGCAGGGAGCAATGAACTCTTTGGAATTTGGAGAGGGAAAAGCAGCATTAGAAGGAAAGAAAGGGGGATGCCCATGTCACCCGATGAAAGAGGCACCTGAGGGGGATTGTGGGAAAGCCAGCCGTCAGTTGAGTCCGCAGGCCGTCAACACGGTTGTGGCTTTCTCGGTCTTGTCACCAGAGATCAAACAGGCCATTGAGAGTGTGAAGTACATTGCTGAGAACATGAGGAGCCGCAACAAAGCCAAAGAGGTAAAGAGTTTCCCATTTAGTCAGTCCACTTGGTACAACATAGTGATTATGGGAAATCATGCTCTCGTGTACATACATACAGTGAAGATActacatattcacagctgaaaTGCCACTAACGCACAGCAACAAAATTTTCCCCATATACCGGTAGTTATACAAATACCTTGACGAACATTTCTCACTCTTAATGATTAGCATAGTGGTTGTAGCTAAGCCAGCTAAACAGATCGAAACATCGGAGACCTCATATGAGAAACTGTTCAGATACAAAATCAACTGTATGTATTGTAATGTAAgttaattataaattatactCAATTGTTACCACATTTCCGGCATCGCACACATGCAGTTTAGACAGCTTTATTAATTATGATGGAGCGGTCACATCACTGTCAGTGTAGATAGAAATGTAATAGTCTTTAATAGAATACTGCCATAAAATGAAGGAACTGTCTGGTTCGGCCAAAGtcagttttctttttgtttaaactAATTAGAAATTAAACTAATCACTTTTAAAAAAGTACGATGGTGTTACCAGTTTTTGGACTGTTCCAGTAATGTAGGCTGCCATGTTAGACATTCAGAACCATGGTTTATTTATTACTTATATCGAAACCATCATTGTACCatgatttttttacattattgctGTAAGGTCCTAA
This DNA window, taken from Xyrauchen texanus isolate HMW12.3.18 chromosome 5, RBS_HiC_50CHRs, whole genome shotgun sequence, encodes the following:
- the chrna6 gene encoding neuronal acetylcholine receptor subunit alpha-6, which codes for MNSVGRVIFLFLFIVLITQDCFSSKGEDRLFRRLFRRYNQFIRPVENVSDPVTVEFEVSISQLVKVDEVNQIMETNLWLRHIWNDYKLKWSPAEFDGIEFIRVPSNKIWRPDIVLYNNAVGDFLVEDKTKALLKYDGTITWVPPAIFKSSCPMDITYFPFDYQNCSMKFGSWTYDKAKIDLVLIGSKVNLKDFWESGEWEIIDAPGYKHDIKYNCCEEIYPDITYSFYIRRLPLFYTINLIIPCLLISFLTILVFYLPSDCGEKVTLCISVLLSLTVFLLVITETIPSTSLVIPLIGEYLLFTMIFVTLSIVITVFVLNVHYRTPMTHTMPCWVRTVFLQALPRIMLMRRPLDLSESSGKAGLESGGSSGSGKGRGGEGKKRKNSGSQQGAMNSLEFGEGKAALEGKKGGCPCHPMKEAPEGDCGKASRQLSPQAVNTVVAFSVLSPEIKQAIESVKYIAENMRSRNKAKEVEDDWKYVAMVIDRIFLWVFVLVCVLGTLGLFLQPLIGFLS